The Bubalus bubalis isolate 160015118507 breed Murrah chromosome 2, NDDB_SH_1, whole genome shotgun sequence genome includes the window ACAGACCCATACTCCACTGATCCTGACTATACATTATTCTAGGACATAATTGCAAGTGTCCTAGCGAGGAGGAGTAGGCTTGGTGTGTTTGGAATAGAAGAGGGTTAGGAAAGAAGTCAGAGAAGATGACCCCAAGTTGGTGAAGTCATTCACTATGATCCTGGATATGGTCCTCAGCTTTGCAGTTCTAAAAATGTGATTTTGTCAGTTGACACAAAGGTGTGAATCAAACTTACAGGAAGTTAATGTATGAAATAGAATGCCATTGAATTAATTTATACTCATAATTACCAAGTAGACTGGATTCTCTCGCCTGGTGGCAGATCCATGTAGAAAGGTCAGTTGTAATCAGTCTTACATGAGGAATGCAGATCTTGAGCATGGCTATTATTATCAAGCTATGATAGCCTAATACTCAATGATGAGCTCAGTAACTGCAATAGAATGCACCCATGTGCTTtatagatgtgtttttttttagatGCATAGTTTTTGATCAGGTTGATTTTTCCTTGTTCCTCTTAAATGGCTATATCACAGAACTGTTAAATCCAATAAACTTTCATGTCATGGAATTATATTATTGCAACAATCATCTCTGAGCCTAGAAATTGAGACTGTTCATTTTTAAGAGATTAGAGATTActttcagagaaggtgatggcaccccactccagtactcttgcctggaaaatcccatgggcggaggagcctggtaggctgtagtccatggggtcgctcagtcggacaggactgagcgacttcactttcacttttcactttcatgcattggagaaggaaatggcaaaccactccagtgttcttgcctggagaatcccaggaacaggggagcctggtgggctgccgtctatggggttgcacagagtcggacatgactgaagcgacttagcagcagcagagattactTTCCCATGACCTATGTACTAATCATTGACCCTGAATGATCTGTACTTCAGAATATTGTTTGTAACCAAGTGTGTACTGCATAAAAAGAAAACCCTGGTGACTCTGTGTTGGTGCTTTGCTAGAAATGGGACATCTAAACTAGGAAGGTGAACCATggttagatttttgttgttgtttttaatgtggatcatttttaaagtctttattgaatttgttacaatattgctttgttttacattttgggtttttggcccttagctccctaaccagggatggaacctgcaccacctgcattgaaaggtgaagccGTAAGCACTAGATAGCTAGGGAAGTCTTATGGTTAGATTTTGGGTCCTGTACTATGACGAGCAATGATACTCCAAATTTCTTGCACTCAGAATAATTCTcgatactgctttttaaaatagacaaGCCTTTTCAGATTCTAAAATCATTATGAATAAGAAGGATAAATGAAAAATTGGGGTAAGTCCTGTCTGAAAGCCAgaagacacatttttttcttcaaagcttTTTTCAGTTCTAGGGTAAACTATTGAGACAGGAAAAGATGCCAGGCTGAGGCGTTTCatttagtattttaataataattataaaaaggaCAATACAAAatccaaacatttctttttacaagttcagatacatttttttttccccaagtgcaAAATACTCTATGAACTGCATCATTTATCGTTGTGTAGGAGATGCTTACTATATCGGCAGCAGTGGAAGTtagatataaatacaaatattttgagatttcttctgcattaaaaaaaaaagcctcccacATGGTAATGATTATTTTCTGAAACTTAAGTTCAGCTCACACAGAAGAATGTTTTCGGTTTGTCTAAACAGTTATAATTTGTGTTGTCTAGCTAAGCTGATAACAGAACTGGGGGTTATAGTCCCTGTTATCACACATTTTTGTAGAGGGTTCCTAGTCCAAATAATGGCCCAGGGACAGAGTATGCTACCTCTGAGACAAGTAAAATTTAAGGATATCCTTGTGTTGTTTGCTTCCACTTTTCTTTTACAATGCTTAAGAAAGAAGCCAAGCAGGTTAACATTATTTTCTGCTTATGGTCAGTTATACTTTGTCTCCCTTTCTCTAGTTTGAGCCTGTTATATTGAGGTTAAGCAGCAAATACAGAAGTTTCAGCACTCTATGTTTTCTGACATTTTTGAGATACGGCCCCGTAATCTCCAGTCACCTCAAACATGCGTATGGAGAGAACTTCTTAGATATGAAAACTTTCATTAGGGCTAAAGACCAGGGCTATACTACTGAACTTTCAACAATGAATTTGAACCTCCAGCACCTCGAACTAATCCAGTCCTGAGGGAGTCAGAGCAGTCACAGCTTGATGTCAGCCTCTGGGAATTTGCAGGCCTGGGAGGGCAGTTCAAGTCCAGGCTCTGGTCAGTTTTCCCCTGACTTTGTTCCTCTAGGTTTTGGGAATGGGCCTGGCCCAAGAATACaaaaagatggaggaagagaagtaaaaagagaTTGCCATGTTGCTGAAGTCATAAGTGCCTTTCAGATATGCATCACTTGATGCTTGGAGCCCTTGCAGGAATGGCTTCCCATTCTGAGAATCAAATCAGGACAGGTTTTGTACTAAGATAAATGAGGCCTCAGTTACGTAGGGTCAATACTGTGACCCTACAAATACCTCTTGGCTTGTTCATGAAGGGTTCCCATTTACACCATCTTCCTACTTCCCTACACTGATTAAAAAAACCTCTTTTTCTGACCTGTAAAGGCCTAGAGAGTCTCTGAATGTGGACACCTACTAACTCTTAGTTTAATGCCCCTGGGCCTACAGAAGCAACTTTGCCTGGATTCTTAACTCCCAACTTGGACAACCtaagttaaaaatcaaatttgGTGGACATTAGTAGGTCTTCATCTGGTCTCCAGGATCTGTCTTGACATTATTTAAGAAGCTTGGTGGTCTGTACTTTCCATACTGTGGAAATCATTTGTAAGCCCCAGAAACCATGGAATAAATGGTTAGAGGAAGTGTGTTTCTGTGTATGGGGtgacaggaaaggaaagaagagcaagaagccAGGCCCTGAAGGCATGCATTGAGAAGCACTCTGGCTTTGAGAGAGATGCAAAATGGTAGGGAGAGAGGAATCAGAAAGTTATCCTAGCTTCTAGTGGAGAATGAGGATGGTCAAAGTTGGTTAAAGCAATTTTCATGGCATTTCCTGCAAAGTGTGTATCTTTCTACTAAATGACCATTTACCTGCTTGGAAGCAACCACTTTGTATCTCTATAGCAGAGCCTTCTTTGGCCCAGAGAGACAAAGGCAGCCAGATACTCCACCCCCAGGCCATGGTGTTGGCTAATGGATGTCAGTGGATCTAGCTGTGACATTGGTTACCTACTGCCTAAGGTTGGTGAATGGTACTGACTTGGGGTGGAGTCGGGGTGGGGCAAAGGGGAGCACGTGCAGGTTCCTTTATTCACTGTTGAGCCTCTTTGAGGAACAATAGCTTGAGATAGTCATTAGAAGTGAGCCATAGGAGTCAACTGTTAGCTTTTGATTGAATAGGGGTACAGCTTTGGGGGAACTAGAAGgagcaaatggaaaataattttacaggCAGCACTGACTGAAGGTGGAGTGTGTGAAGGATCTGGACTTGGGCATGGActtgattcttcttccttttgaaaaACAGTAGTTGAGGAAGCTAGGCTTAAAGTCAGCTCCAAGAGGAATTGGCAAACAGGGGTAGGCAGAATGGCCAAGGTCAGGCAAACAACTCCATGCCTGGATAACTGTCCTATTCTTGGCTCCCACAGCCTCCTCTCTGGCCTCAGGGCCCTGAGTCAGCCTGTCCCCAGGGGGTTTGTCCTGGTCCTCTTCTTCGTGCACATCAGGGGAAAACTGGATGAGAGCAGGGAAAAGATGGAGGCTTTCCCTACTCGGGGTGGAGGATCGCTAACCAATTCCATCGGCCTCTACAGTCTTGAGGTCCATGCTGAATCCATGGAGGCATAGGGATGGTGGGATTGGTTTAGCAAACACAGGTCCCTCTCCTTACTGCTCCACCAAGTCCCCATAGTtactgttctacacatcaggtgTCTGCTGGTGGAGCAGAGACAGATCAGATGCTCCAGCACTCAAGGCTCATGAGATTCAAAACCTTTTTTCTTCCACTCCAAACATACACTCTTCTCTCTTGGGCAGCTATAAATAGGGTTGTTCTAATagaggagaaagaaacaaaaacaaaaaacaagaccagaaaacaaaaacccctCCCTCTAGTCAACATAGAAAGACTCAAAATGATTGCACTTATTAGATGTGGACAAGGTGGGCAGAAGGCTCTCCAAGTGCACACATTCCTCTTGCTGCCCATGGCCTGGGGCCAGAGGTAGGTGGCTCTGGGCTGGCTACAGAGCGGGGTCCTCTTTGGTGGAGCCCACAAGCCATCCAGGACTGCAGGGGAAAGACAACTCTGGGGGCAAGGCCCAGACTGGCTTTTGGTCAGCAGTCATGTTTCTTTAAGGGCAACACTCAGCATGAGGAGTGGGGCTCCCCCAGGGAGCACTCAGGTGGGAGTAAGGGAATGGCTGGGCCAGGGAAGACAAGTAAGAAAAGGGATTAGTGTTTGAGGCTGGCTTCCAATTGGTCTGTAGTCTAGTCCTTTAAAggacacattttctttttgttttcttttttgggcgATGCTTGAAAACTTGGTTTCTGTCCTGCAGAGAGAGTCTTTGTCTGAGGAGCAACAGCCGCATATTCAACATGGTAATTCCTGCTGCTCTTCTTCATTCAGTTGGTGTCCACTAGCCAGTAGTGTGGGCCTTTTGTAAGCCCTCAGGGATTGGACCCCAGGCAGACACGGGCCAAGAAGGAGAGGAGCTGCACAGAGACAGGGAAGTTGGCTGTGTGGGCGGTCCAGGGCTCAAATCAGGCGTCCCAGAGGATGAGTGCTGACATTAAGCCTCTAAGTCAAAGGCTTCTTCGGCAGAGCCCTGGGCTGTTAGAATATCCCTGGGAGGGCACAGTCAGGGGACATTTTGGCTCCTGACTCGCAAGGCACAACCTCTAACAGCAGaagcccctcctcctcttcccccagTAGACCCACTTCCTCTGTGGGCCTTGAGCACCCTTCCAAGCTGACAGGGCTGAGGATATGGGCTGGTGAACTGGGCAGTGTGGCTAGGGAGGGGAGTGGGATACCATCCCTCCACCCCTCGGGAGAACAGAGCCAGCACTGGATGGCTTTTCCAGGAGCATGTAGGAAGTGAGAAAGTACAGAGAAAGAGCGAGGctaaaggagacaaggaaaggaagCTAGAGGAACAGAAAGGGAGAGCGCTTAGTCTAtatggagattttttttcctctccaaaaaGAGAGATCAGAAGGAGTCCCTCATCTGAGGGAGGGGGCTGCTGGCTCTGAAGGCTAAAGAGTCTGGGGGCTTCAAAACCTGGGTCATGGGCCTAGGGGCACTATTTGTAGGGCCTCAGGAAGCTGGAAACTTTGGAGCGGAGCAGCTTGATGAAGGATTTTGGCAGCATCTCCTTGTGCTTTTCTGTGTACTTGAAGTAGTTCTGGGGGTGGGCCAACACCTCGAAGAAGGCCTTAATGAGCTTCTTGTCCTGCAGAGGATGGCAAGTGGCAATATCAGCATCAATGTCAGTGATGGGAAAGAGGACCACTGGCCTCCACCCAGCAGCAGTCCCTCTTGATGCCTAATAGGCACATCCAAAAGTGAACTATGGATCCCCTCCCACCATCTGTTGCTCCTTAGAATTCTACAACTCAAGTCAGTGGCAGCTCCATCTTTCCATTGCTTAGTCTCAGTCTTTGGAGCCATCCTTGActcctctctctcactcacaACCACAGCAAAACCTGTTGATTctacctttaaaatatatatccgGGGTCTGACCACTTCTCACTATCTCCACAGCTACCACCCTGTCCAGGACCATCATTTCATTTGGCaatagcctcctaactggtcGCCATACTTCCACCTACTTTTGTCCTTCTACAGACTGTTCTCCCTCCCTATCCCCAGGAGCAGCAGaatgacttttgttttttaattagatCATGCCCTTTTTCTATTCTAAAAACTTCTCTGGGTTCTTTATGACTCAGCAAAGCTGGCATGCCCCATCGATGGGATGTGATCTGTGCCCCGTTGTCTTTCCCGTATCCCCCCTTGATTCTTCCTTGCTTTGCTGAGCCACACTGGCCTCAAGGTTCTTGAACATGCTGTATGACTCCCATGCTCCTGAGTTTGGAATGATCCTCTCTTGATCTTCTAATAGGTAGCCTTTTACCTCATTCAGGTCCCTTCTCAGAGGCCTTTCCTGACCACCTGTCTGAAACAGCAGTATGATGTGTGGAGAGCCTACtgggtgccaagcactgtgcatTAGGACTCAGCTCTTCTGGCTTTTGGGCTAGTGTTCTTCACATTGCATcaggagattttttaaaacaggagGTGGAGCTTCCAGCCTCTCATCTCCACTTTAATCAAAATGGTACCTCAACTTTATGCACTGGAGTTCACAGCACATTTGAAATAAGGATTCAGATGCTCTAAAAATTTTTGAGAAGCATTGCTGagatattctttgcagtcaaccAGTTCTAGGAGATTTTTGTCATTGTGTCTTattttgataataataaaaaattatttatcataaaataacattttttgcaTTGATAGTTTATGAAGGATAATACTGTGACTAGGACTATAGTTTCTTCAGTAAGACATTCTCAAACTGGGATCCATGGACCTGAGTATCCAGACCACCCTTCAATGTTggaaacatttcttttcctttaaaagaggTCTATACTGAATTAACCCTGAGAAACGCTGTACAGGAGCACTGTTTTTCTCTGGGAACTGAGGAGGGAGCTccctgccagggaaatcccaaaagCATCTTTCTAAACCttattttccatatatttctTGGTGGAAGAGGCAGAGGACATTTCATCTCATCTTCCCGTTCTCTTCCCCCAGAGTGTAAGATAGTATGGCTGACGCTGCAGTCAGATGGGTCCGGGCTCAAATTCCAGCTTTACCCCTGGGGCGCGGTCTATAATTCTCTGTGCCTGAGCTTTCTCATTGGTAAAGATGAAAGGCTTTTTATTAGGAATGATGAAAGTACCTACTCCATAGAACTGTTGTGTATATCAAAGAGAATATTCAAGTAAGCACTTAGCATATTGCCTGCCCATTGTTACATACTCATTAAACACTGGCTATCCTTATTGTTAATATTCACTTGCCTTTAAAATTTCCTGGTGGTTTTCAGATGCATAGAGCCGGCCATCTCGAACAATGTCTTCTACCAGCTGCTCGTAGTCCTCTGCAAAGTCCATGAAGGGGAAGGGCCCGTGCATGAGaactcttcctcctccctttgaGACCCCGGAACCTCCCCTTCCTCACCCACCTCCCTGGCTCTCCTGCCTTTGCTCACCATCGTAGGTAACATAGGGGATCTGGAAGCCACGGGCACTGTTGGCTTCACTTGTCTTGAAGTTGATCCAGAGCTTCCTGGAGCGGGCTGTGAAGGCGATGGGGCGCTCGTAGGTCTGGCAGGTCTCATAGGTGGTAATGGAGGATGGGGAGGCTGGGAAGGTAAGCAGCAGGTCAGGAGAGAGCCAGGCAAGCTCCCCAAGTCCTCCTAGAGCGAGGACTCAGGCTGACAGAGGCCCTCCCTCATATGCGTagctcccccagccccctccttaCACCCATACACATAGCCTTTCTCACTGCCTTCGGCCTGTTCTTTGACACCCAGGCACTCACACAGTGTGAAAAGTTTAACATTTAAATGAATGGAGCTGTAAAAATTCTAGAATAGGAAAGTAACACATGTAACACTATTGAAATTCTACTCCCAAAGCTGGCTTTCTTAACTCTGCCCTCCATTGGACATGTAGCATTCATTGCTATTTTCCTTTGCTCCCAAGGCCTTACTCATCATTGCCCCAATTCTTCCACCaccaattttctctctctctctcccccacttcCCTGGCCCAGCTCTGCAGCCACCCACAGTTCTTTCTCATGACGAGGACGTCCCCACACTCATCCTCAGATGGCAGGAAGATCTCGGGTACCACGATAAGAATCTTGCGCTTGGGTGGGGGGTTGATGTTCCACACGCACTCCACACCAGCTGGGTAGTTGCCTGGGTAGTTGGGGGACTCGATATAGCCAGTGAACTCACCCAGCTCCCCACCACACTGGCGATCTGTAGCCAAGCCCAGTGgacaaagcaagaaagaaaagggaagtcaGTGGGTAAACAGGTTGGGGAAATTGAAGAGTTCTGAAGTGGAATTCAGACACATGGAGTTCATCATCTCCTCCAAGTTCTGGgttcccctttccttcctgcccTTTTAGTACCTTCTTGCCTCACTTTACCTGTCCGTACCTCCCTCCTACCTGTCTCCTTCCCCTGCAGGGAGAGGGCGCTTCAGGGCCCAGCCCAACAACAGGCCTTGAGTGTAggtgggctggggagagagggagggtgggacTTGCCTGCCTAGCCaacccccagccctgctccctgcagttcactaccctgcccacctcccacctcttccCATGCCCACTGCTCCCAGGCCTCTCCGCCCCATTTTCCACAGCCTGGCCTGCCACATACTCTTGCACTGGGTCACACTGGTGGAGCCATCAAAGTCAGTGCTTGTGTTTCCTGGACAGCGGGTACAGAAGTTCTGACGGAAGTCAGGCTGATAGGAGCCCATGGCACAGCGGATACAGCGGTGGATGCTGGTGTTGTAGTAGTGCCCAGGGGAGCACTGGACTGCAGGCAGGGGGGAGGAGCAGGGGTTAAGATGGCAGGCCAGCAGGAATTCTGGGGCAGGGACACGTTCAtcataaagaataaacaaaagacaCCCGAGTTCCTTCTGGAGTCCCAACCTTCCCTAGTCACGCCAGAATTTAGGCCCAGGAGGACACAAACTAGCCAGCGCGGTTGGTCAGTGTCAGCCTGTTCTCTCGGGCGCTGAGCACCTGCAGAGAAACTCATTTGCAGCTTTGAGGAGAGGTGGCGCCACTCCCAAAGCAGAGGACTAAGTGGAGCTGTTACTCTTTCCCCAGTTCCTAGGCTTAGGACTGCTGGAGGGCCAGGATGCGTCCTGTGAGTAGGATGGTGGGGTTGGTCATGCAGCTGGGCCTTTAGTGGTTTGGGGAAGATGGTAGGGCAGCATACTTGGGTCTACTCTGGGGACCTGGAGAGAGTGTGGGAGGTAGTTGGGGCTGGGGATCCTACCAGGGTGAGCAGCCCACTCACCTTTGGTGTCACAGTCTTGGAAGGAGATGGCTCCCTCATGCTTAGTGGTGAGGCCCCCACCGCATGGGAAGCACAGGGTCCGTCCTGcttcaggttggtaggtgccacGTGGGCACGGCTGGCAGGGCTTGAACCCATCTGCAGAGTGTTGGCCAGGTGAGCACTGACCTGCAATGAGCCAAGGGCCCAACTCTGATGGGGGTGGTCCTGGTTATCCCCACAGGGTCACCCAGTCTCAGGGGACAGAGGCACACACAAATAGGATGTTGACGAGGAGAGTGGCCTGGAGCCTGGGCCTGCCCTTGGGAAGTCCCATGCCCATGGGCGTCCCAGTGCCCACCCTACCCCACTCTGTATTGTTTGTTCCCCTGGCACCTGCACATGTGGTGACGTTGGTGGCTCCAAGAGGCCCGTGGGCATCACTCCCAGGGCAAAGGTCGCAGGAGAGCTGCCCTTCTCTCTCCTGGAAGGTGCCCGCTGGGCATGGCACACACTGCTCCGTCTGGCCGTGGTAATACGTTCCCTGCGGGCAGCTGACTGAGGGAGAGTCGGCCGCGCTAGCCACCCACCCCCACCTATTTCCCACCACCCGGGTCTGgggctccccttccctctcccccagatTCAAGGAGAACCTCTTGGTCTGGGATCAGACAGAATCCTGCTGGGGAGGCTCAGGGGCCAAAGCCATGTGCAGGAGGGTTGGTAGCTCCATATGATGGCCCTCTAGATCTCAGTCTGGGACCAAGGAGGGGAAGATGATGGGCAGGAGGGTCTTGGCTGCCTCACACCTTGAGAGATGTAAAGTGTCCTGCTCTGAACCAGACCCAAGCTGAGCCTTCCCTACTTCCCTACTCCCCTGCTCCCCAGCAAGCTCCCTTACCACACTTGGCCCCAGAGCGGTGCTGCCCAGGCCTACAGGCCTCCACTGGTTCAACTCGCTCCCCAGCTACTGGGCCTGGCTTGTGGGCCAACTCATAATCAAGGCCTGCCAGGCGCAGTAGGAAGCGGTCCTGGTTGATGGACTTTCTAAGCATCTTCAAGGATCCTTTTAGCCGCCGTTCCATCCGCTGTCGGAGGCAGGGCAGCCCACAGCCAGCTGGTGATGGATGGTGTTATGAgttggagaagaaagagaaagagagtggtTGTGAGCAGGAGGGCGAGGCAGCAAAGCGAGGAGCTAGGAGGGGCTTGGGGAGAGGGACCGGGTCCTCGACTTAGCTTTAGGCAGGCTCTGCCCTTTGACAGGCTCTGCCCTTTCCCTTTGCTGCCGAGACCTGCTGTTTGCCCACCTTTGCCCTCCCCTTTCCATTCTCCTCCCAACGGTGTCCCCAGTCCCACCTGTGGTCTCTTCGGCCCTGACTTCTGCCTCCAGTTCCAGAGTGAGCCGAGTGACTTCTTTGCCTGGAGGGGTCCGGGCGCGCCGGCCCTTGCCCTTCCGAGAGGAGTCACATTTGAGGTGGATGAAGGTGACCTGGCAGTCAGAGCAGGGGGCGCCACCTAGGGAAGAGGCCTAGTCAACCTCAGGGGTACCCCCTGGAGACAGTGTTCTCACTCCTGGCTTTCATTTTTCCATCCCAACCCAGACAGATCTGACCAGATCTTTGACTGTCCTTTTAGTCTAGGATAGTAATTAGTTTGTGGGGAACATCCTAGGACTTCCTTGGACCCTATGCGTGCAACCACTTCTTCCCCTGCTCTGTCCAGAATTCAGGGTGTCAGTGGGTTTTTGGAGCTCTCACTAAGCTGAGGAGTTGAGGGGTGGGAAGGGTTTGGTGGCCAGATAGCCCACTGGAGTAGGGTCCCCAGTCCAGACCTGGCCCCGTGATTCTGCTGGTCTCTTCCGTTTTGCCTTTGTTTCGCAGGTGCAAATGGCACTTGGCGTCTTTGATCTTGAAGGAAGCCCGCTGTTTAACCGTCAGCACTGCAGCCTCTAGAGGGATGGCAGAAGCTCAGCACAGCCTGGGGGCCCCGTGAGGGTGGGGGCGGCTATAGAGGGTATTGGGAAGCTGGGGCCGGGGTCTTGGCTGGAGGAGAGGGGTTACTAAAGCCAAGAGCATCAGATGTCAAGGGCAGAGGGAGCAAGGCAGCAGGGCTGGACAAATACAGAGTAAAGAAGGGGATCCAGGAAAAAGTAAGGCCAGGAGGATTAATAAGGAAGGGAAATTGGGGTTAATAAGCCAGAGAGTAGCTTGAGACAAGGCATCTGGGCTGGTGCTCACCATGGCAGTGGTTGGAGTTCGTGCTGTTCCCGGCATGGCTAGCTCGGGCTGGAGCAGCCCTGGGGCTGGGGATGCCACAGCTCACTGTGAAGCCATTCTCAGACTCTGAGAGAAGGGGGCTGTCACCACTCtgacctgccccctgcccctcactGGCTGACGGAACCCAAGGGGAGCAGAGGAGCTGCCTAAACAGCCAGTCTTCCTCCCTGCCAGCCCTCCAGCAACCTCCTCTATGTACCTGGCAAAAACCGGGCCCGGGACGGGCAGGTCAGGGCACAGGTGTCCTTCTTCCCAGACCGGTTGCAGCTGAGCATGGCTTTTGAGGCACCAGGACTACTTTGACACTTCACTGGCTCTAAGAAGGGGAGAGAAGCCTGAGGAAGAGAGGCTCTTCCTCTCCTACCCGCTCTAGCCTGTCAGTCAGGTGTGTAATTGGAGGAAGAGAATGAGCTACATGCAGAATTGCAGTTATACATGGAAATGGACGAAGGAGTTATTTACCAGGAACTCCATGTCTCAAATGGCTACATTCTCCATCCCCTACTCCTTCATACCCTAACTCCACGATTTCCAGGACCCCAGCGACCCCCTACCCTGAAACTGCAGTGCAAGCTTCCGCCAGCAGAGGGCGCCGCCCACCTGTGCAGTCTTTCCCGTTCCAGTGCAGCCGGCCTTGGCCTGCGGGGCAGGTACACTGGTAGCTGCCAGGAGTGTTGATGCAGCCAAAGCGGCAGCCTCCCCGGTTGATGCTGCACTCATCCACATCTGGGGGAAGGAGGCGGGAGACACAGACAAACAATGGGGGAAGCAGGAGCCAGGACGTGGGCAGTGAGTGGGGGGCCTTTGGTTAGAGTTCCAGGTACCCTAAGATGATTCCCAGTCTGAGAAGAGTTCAAACCTAAGACCTTCTTCCCTGGTCTCTGTTCTCAGTCCAAAGAAGGATTAAGAAGGGGCCAAGCTACCAAAGTTTTTAAAGCTTTCCATGCCTACCTAGCAGAGGAGTTGTAATCTGGGGGCTGAGGATGGGAGTCAAGGGACAGTGATGGGGATGGGAGATAGAAATTTTGGAAACAGGATGCTGTTCCCTGATACCCCAGTGTCTCCACTGTCTTCACTTCTCCCATTTCCTCATGATGGATGTAGGCATGGCACATGCACCTGGGGACCACCCACAGACGCAAGCCACCTCGGGTGTGTTCAGCTGAAAGGCGAGGAGGTGAGGGGCTGAGGGTCAAAGGTGCCAGCTTACCCCCACAGTGGGTGACGCCATACAGGAGGTAGCCATGACGGCAGAGGCACTGGAAGCTCCCTGGCGTGTTCACACAGATGTGGTCACAGGTCCGATCAAAGGAACACTCATCTATATCTGGAAGAGCAAGGTTTCAAGCCACTGCATCTGTCTTGGGGCCACTTGACCCTGTGATTCCTATTCAGGTGAAGGGCCCCGGGGAGGGGCCTTGGCTCTCTTCCTCAAACTGAAGAGTTCCTACCTCTGGCCCAGCCCTAAGATCAGTGACTCAGCAATGCCTACCCACTCCCCTAGGCCCCTCCACTTGGAGTCAGGAACTTTGAGATCTGTGCCTGTGGATTAGGGCCACCATGTGTGGTTAGGCTGGTCAGATCCTGCCAAGGATGTGAACTGGGGTGAAATCCACTCT containing:
- the SCUBE3 gene encoding signal peptide, CUB and EGF-like domain-containing protein 3 isoform X4, with the protein product MGSGRVPGLCLLVLLVHARAAQHSKAVQDVDECVEGTDNCHIDAICQNTPRSYKCICKSGYTGDGKHCKDVDECEREDNAGCVHDCVNIPGNYRCTCYDGFHLAHDGHNCLDVDECAEGNGGCQQSCVNMMGSYECHCREGFFLSDNQHTCIQRPEEGMNCMNKNHGCAHICRETPKGGIACECRPGFELTKNQRDCKLTCNYGNGGCQHTCDDTEQGPRCGCHVKFVLHTDGKTCIETCAVNNGGCDSKCHDAATGVHCSCPVGFMLQPDRKTCKDIDECRLNNGGCDHICRNTVGSFECSCKKGYKLLINERNCQDIDECSFDRTCDHICVNTPGSFQCLCRHGYLLYGVTHCGDVDECSINRGGCRFGCINTPGSYQCTCPAGQGRLHWNGKDCTEPVKCQSSPGASKAMLSCNRSGKKDTCALTCPSRARFLPESENGFTVSCGIPSPRAAPARASHAGNSTNSNHCHEAAVLTVKQRASFKIKDAKCHLHLRNKGKTEETSRITGPGGAPCSDCQVTFIHLKCDSSRKGKGRRARTPPGKEVTRLTLELEAEVRAEETTAGCGLPCLRQRMERRLKGSLKMLRKSINQDRFLLRLAGLDYELAHKPGPVAGERVEPVEACRPGQHRSGAKCVSCPQGTYYHGQTEQCVPCPAGTFQEREGQLSCDLCPGSDAHGPLGATNVTTCAGQCSPGQHSADGFKPCQPCPRGTYQPEAGRTLCFPCGGGLTTKHEGAISFQDCDTKVQCSPGHYYNTSIHRCIRCAMGSYQPDFRQNFCTRCPGNTSTDFDGSTSVTQCKNRQCGGELGEFTGYIESPNYPGNYPAGVECVWNINPPPKRKILIVVPEIFLPSEDECGDVLVMRKNSSPSSITTYETCQTYERPIAFTARSRKLWINFKTSEANSARGFQIPYVTYDEDYEQLVEDIVRDGRLYASENHQEILKDKKLIKAFFEVLAHPQNYFKYTEKHKEMLPKSFIKLLRSKVSSFLRPYK
- the SCUBE3 gene encoding signal peptide, CUB and EGF-like domain-containing protein 3 isoform X1; this encodes MGSGRVPGLCLLVLLVHARAAQHSKAVQDVDECVEGTDNCHIDAICQNTPRSYKCICKSGYTGDGKHCKDVDECEREDNAGCVHDCVNIPGNYRCTCYDGFHLAHDGHNCLDVDECAEGNGGCQQSCVNMMGSYECHCREGFFLSDNQHTCIQRPEEGMNCMNKNHGCAHICRETPKGGIACECRPGFELTKNQRDCKLTCNYGNGGCQHTCDDTEQGPRCGCHVKFVLHTDGKTCIGERRLEQHVPPQAVSNETCAVNNGGCDSKCHDAATGVHCSCPVGFMLQPDRKTCKDIDECRLNNGGCDHICRNTVGSFECSCKKGYKLLINERNCQDIDECSFDRTCDHICVNTPGSFQCLCRHGYLLYGVTHCGDVDECSINRGGCRFGCINTPGSYQCTCPAGQGRLHWNGKDCTEPVKCQSSPGASKAMLSCNRSGKKDTCALTCPSRARFLPESENGFTVSCGIPSPRAAPARASHAGNSTNSNHCHEAAVLTVKQRASFKIKDAKCHLHLRNKGKTEETSRITGPGGAPCSDCQVTFIHLKCDSSRKGKGRRARTPPGKEVTRLTLELEAEVRAEETTAGCGLPCLRQRMERRLKGSLKMLRKSINQDRFLLRLAGLDYELAHKPGPVAGERVEPVEACRPGQHRSGAKCVSCPQGTYYHGQTEQCVPCPAGTFQEREGQLSCDLCPGSDAHGPLGATNVTTCAGQCSPGQHSADGFKPCQPCPRGTYQPEAGRTLCFPCGGGLTTKHEGAISFQDCDTKVQCSPGHYYNTSIHRCIRCAMGSYQPDFRQNFCTRCPGNTSTDFDGSTSVTQCKNRQCGGELGEFTGYIESPNYPGNYPAGVECVWNINPPPKRKILIVVPEIFLPSEDECGDVLVMRKNSSPSSITTYETCQTYERPIAFTARSRKLWINFKTSEANSARGFQIPYVTYDEDYEQLVEDIVRDGRLYASENHQEILKDKKLIKAFFEVLAHPQNYFKYTEKHKEMLPKSFIKLLRSKVSSFLRPYK